In Ipomoea triloba cultivar NCNSP0323 chromosome 15, ASM357664v1, one genomic interval encodes:
- the LOC116007193 gene encoding uncharacterized protein LOC116007193, with protein sequence MSQITEEIRSSATELYKGDEICQEKSKFLLKEVGLPNGLLPMKDMEECGYVKDTGFVWLKSKKKTDHKFEQIGRAVQYSTEVTAYVEPGQIKKLTGVKAKELMLWLTLNEIRVDDPPTGKIHFKTTTGLARTFPVSAFQVNEEGEKEEEDEDQKKEKPVATPAINAPLPVKEL encoded by the coding sequence ATGTCTCAAATCACAGAGGAGATAAGAAGCAGCGCAACGGAGCTGTACAAAGGCGACGAAATCTGCCAAGAGAAGTCCAAATTCCTGCTCAAAGAAGTGGGGTTACCCAACGGGCTACTCCCCATGAAAGACATGGAAGAGTGCGGGTACGTTAAGGACACGGGTTTCGTGTGGCTCAAGTCCAAGAAGAAGACGGACCACAAGTTCGAGCAGATCGGGCGAGCGGTCCAGTATTCGACCGAGGTCACGGCCTACGTCGAGCCGGGTCAGATCAAGAAGCTCACCGGGGTGAAAGCCAAGGAGCTCATGCTCTGGCTCACCCTCAACGAGATACGCGTGGATGATCCCCCCACCGGGAAGATCCACTTCAAGACCACCACCGGGTTGGCCCGCACCTTCCCCGTCTCCGCCTTCCAAGTCAACGAAgaaggagaaaaagaagaagaagacgaggACCAGAAGAAGGAGAAACCCGTGGCCACACCGGCCATCAATGCACCCTTGCCTGTCAAGGAACTCTAA